The following are encoded together in the Bradyrhizobium algeriense genome:
- the prfB gene encoding peptide chain release factor 2 (programmed frameshift), protein MRAEIERLVEEIKQSVGLLRRHLDVEKSKARLAELNKLAEDPNLWNDPQKAQKLMQERTSLVDALEGIGKVERELDDNVEMIALGEAENDEGVVVEAEGALKALKKEVARRELEALLSGEADRFDSYLEVHAGAGGTESQDWASMLLRMYTRWAEEHGFKIEYLEETPGEEAGIKSATIQISGHNAYGWLKTEAGVHRLVRISPFDSNARRHTSFSSVAIFPVVDDSIKIDIKESDVRTDTMRSGGAGGQHVNKTESAVRLTHIPTGVAVVCQAGRSQHKNRAQAWDMLRARLYEIELKRREEQAAADQAAKTDIGWGHQIRSYVLQPYQMVKDLRTGVQTSDTSGVLDGDLDEFMAATLAQRAFGTTPGAVEDVD, encoded by the exons ATGCGCGCCGAAATCGAACGCCTCGTTGAAGAGATCAAGCAGTCAGTCGGGCTGCTGAGGAGGCATCTT GATGTCGAGAAATCCAAGGCTCGCCTCGCCGAGCTGAACAAGCTCGCCGAAGATCCCAATCTCTGGAACGATCCCCAGAAGGCCCAGAAGCTGATGCAGGAGCGCACCTCGCTGGTGGACGCGCTCGAGGGCATCGGCAAGGTCGAGCGCGAGCTTGACGACAATGTCGAGATGATCGCGCTCGGCGAGGCCGAGAACGATGAAGGCGTGGTGGTCGAGGCGGAGGGCGCGCTAAAAGCCCTGAAGAAGGAGGTCGCGCGCCGCGAACTGGAAGCGCTGCTATCGGGCGAGGCGGACCGCTTCGATTCCTACCTCGAAGTGCATGCCGGCGCCGGTGGCACTGAAAGCCAGGACTGGGCGTCGATGCTGCTGCGCATGTATACGCGCTGGGCCGAAGAGCACGGCTTCAAGATCGAGTATCTCGAAGAGACTCCCGGCGAAGAAGCCGGCATCAAATCTGCGACCATCCAGATCAGCGGGCACAATGCCTATGGCTGGCTGAAGACCGAGGCGGGCGTGCATCGCCTGGTGCGGATCTCGCCGTTCGATTCCAATGCGCGGCGGCACACCTCGTTTTCTTCCGTGGCGATCTTTCCGGTCGTCGATGACAGCATCAAGATCGACATCAAGGAATCGGACGTGCGCACCGACACCATGCGCTCGGGCGGCGCCGGCGGCCAGCACGTCAACAAGACCGAATCCGCGGTCCGCCTGACCCATATCCCGACCGGCGTCGCGGTGGTCTGCCAGGCCGGCCGTTCGCAGCACAAGAACCGCGCCCAGGCCTGGGACATGCTGCGCGCGCGGCTCTATGAAATCGAACTGAAGCGGCGCGAGGAACAGGCCGCCGCCGATCAGGCCGCCAAGACCGACATCGGCTGGGGCCACCAGATCCGCTCTTACGTGCTGCAGCCCTACCAGATGGTGAAGGACCTGCGTACTGGCGTGCAGACCTCCGATACATCAGGCGTGCTCGACGGCGATCTCGACGAGTTCATGGCGGCGACGCTGGCGCAGCGCGCCTTCGGCACCACGCCCGGCGCGGTCGAGGATGTGGATTAA
- a CDS encoding DMT family transporter gives MTVSDGRIDARDWTLVGLLSILWGGSFFFNGVVLRELPPFTLVLLRVLLAAMILVPVLCAQRLPLPNGWMGWRPFFLVALFNNVLPFSLIVTGQMYIPSGLASILNATTPLFTVAVMAAAGEEKLIIRRVAGVIVGLVGVVILRGSGVGFASGQGLGVLLCLAAALSYGISALIARRALSDSPPLATATFQLMASSLMMAVVAGIFEQPWQLPMPGAVTWFAVLGLAALSTALAYIVFFQVLRRSGATNVMLVTLLVPVTAILLGSLVLGEQISPREIAGALVIGSALLVIDGRALRFLER, from the coding sequence ATGACAGTCAGCGACGGCCGGATCGATGCGCGTGACTGGACGTTGGTCGGCCTGCTCTCGATCCTGTGGGGCGGATCGTTCTTTTTCAATGGCGTGGTGCTACGCGAGCTGCCGCCGTTCACGCTCGTGCTGTTGCGCGTGCTGCTGGCCGCCATGATCCTGGTGCCAGTGCTTTGCGCGCAGCGACTGCCGCTTCCGAATGGATGGATGGGCTGGAGGCCGTTCTTCCTCGTCGCCTTGTTCAACAATGTGCTGCCGTTCTCGCTGATCGTCACCGGACAGATGTACATCCCGAGCGGGTTGGCTTCGATCCTCAATGCCACCACGCCGCTGTTCACGGTGGCGGTGATGGCGGCGGCGGGCGAGGAGAAGCTCATCATCAGGCGTGTGGCCGGTGTGATCGTCGGCCTTGTCGGCGTCGTGATCCTTCGCGGCAGCGGAGTGGGCTTTGCCAGCGGGCAGGGGCTCGGCGTCCTGCTGTGTCTCGCGGCGGCGCTGAGCTACGGCATCTCCGCGCTGATAGCCCGGCGCGCGCTATCGGATTCGCCGCCGCTTGCCACCGCCACGTTTCAACTAATGGCATCGAGCCTGATGATGGCTGTCGTCGCCGGCATTTTCGAGCAGCCGTGGCAATTGCCAATGCCGGGCGCGGTGACATGGTTCGCGGTGCTCGGCCTCGCCGCGTTGTCGACGGCGCTGGCCTATATCGTTTTCTTCCAGGTGCTGCGGCGCTCGGGCGCCACCAACGTCATGCTGGTGACGCTGCTTGTGCCGGTCACGGCCATCCTGCTCGGCTCCCTCGTGCTCGGCGAGCAGATTTCACCGCGTGAAATCGCAGGCGCACTGGTGATCGGCAGCGCGCTGCTAGTGATCGACGGCCGCGCGCTGAGGTTTCTCGAACGTTAG
- a CDS encoding XRE family transcriptional regulator, whose product MVSAEVGRRAREAARLAAIGAVIRRARSARGLTLDELAGMVGLSVTFLSRIERGLIACSIGNLLEIAGVLQVQPAELFADVEGEDRTRAYRVVRSIDAVPSKGADANYAWRKLASGVGEQRLETFQLELSAKPRRPTLVAHPGEEMCFVLEGSVEFQVGDETIALERGDSIHLRSDVPHMAWARGSGSARLLMVTSIENQSAIAVEWWSNIAGRKSERESTAKGRAK is encoded by the coding sequence GTGGTTTCGGCAGAAGTTGGCCGGCGCGCCCGCGAGGCGGCGCGCCTTGCCGCAATCGGAGCCGTCATTCGCAGGGCCCGCTCGGCGCGCGGTTTGACGCTCGATGAACTCGCCGGAATGGTCGGTCTGTCAGTGACATTTCTCTCGCGGATCGAGCGTGGACTCATCGCGTGTTCGATCGGCAATCTCCTGGAAATTGCCGGCGTCCTTCAGGTGCAGCCGGCTGAATTGTTTGCCGACGTCGAAGGCGAGGATCGGACCCGCGCGTATCGCGTGGTGCGGTCAATCGATGCCGTTCCATCGAAGGGCGCTGACGCAAACTATGCCTGGCGCAAGCTCGCTTCGGGCGTGGGCGAGCAGCGGCTGGAAACTTTCCAGCTCGAATTGTCGGCAAAACCGCGCAGGCCGACGCTGGTCGCGCATCCCGGCGAAGAGATGTGCTTTGTCCTCGAAGGCAGTGTCGAATTTCAGGTGGGCGACGAAACCATCGCGCTGGAGCGAGGCGATTCGATTCATTTGCGCTCGGACGTACCGCATATGGCATGGGCGCGCGGGTCCGGCAGTGCGCGCCTGCTCATGGTGACATCAATCGAAAATCAGTCGGCCATCGCGGTCGAGTGGTGGAGCAATATTGCGGGCAGGAAAAGCGAACGAGAGAGCACGGCAAAAGGGAGAGCAAAATGA
- a CDS encoding carbamoyltransferase C-terminal domain-containing protein, which produces MKPDIRIGPRHPRLAGLGFRFARWLAAKTMGAAGFHQLGSEFADARIAHVRDKLARGETVYLAGLGAPGTHNSGLALVEVTQAHGPRLIVNNEEERFSGNKHTTEYPKLSVDAAVATLREMGRDIGDIDAWLTSWDYPTLAGTLARSVIEEMPQSFKLVRTTEAAGFDGRRLDQMTRTPKILARQFELAERVPLICLPHHDNHAWFSYAASPFADDGEPTAIAVLDGTGDQGSISLYVVEHGAMRRLYCNDSMFDSLGAFYSVISSTQGGWTWLSSEGRYMGAAAWGDMDRASNPYYARLRDVLHFGRDGEVRLNRAMANWYCDPFDHPYKQALTEILGEPLKPDQLWNPDAVLRVEDIHHRPDTRDRLDKAAATQLVFEDAMIHVVDHLLRTTGANRLVLTGGVALNAVGNMRLLEHFDEAWFAKAQQRNTRLHLWVPPVPGDPGVTIGAAWLFAHLAGAPRGAPMTHAFYCGTPPSQEDIVSAVEANDIASQRIGGISTSDGRDAIADLMAFMVAQSGVIALYQGAAETGPRALGHRSILANPCDAEARERLNERVKYREAIRPLAPMATLEAAREYFELLPGASDADYNAYNYMVLTAHSKPHARKKIPAVIHADGTGRIQIVRAEDDSLTHAYLKALGRYIGVELSVNTSFNVAGPIAQTPQQAIDTLRRSKGLDAVIMVADDGTVHAAWHGGERDSGRFRNWLADWKKTSASSQRTR; this is translated from the coding sequence TTGAAACCAGACATACGAATTGGCCCGCGGCATCCCAGGCTCGCTGGCCTCGGCTTCCGTTTCGCGCGCTGGCTCGCGGCGAAAACCATGGGGGCTGCGGGATTTCACCAGCTCGGCTCGGAATTCGCCGATGCGCGGATCGCGCATGTGCGCGACAAACTTGCGCGCGGCGAAACGGTCTATCTCGCGGGCCTCGGCGCACCCGGCACGCATAATTCAGGTCTGGCGCTGGTCGAGGTGACGCAGGCTCACGGGCCGCGGCTGATCGTCAACAATGAGGAAGAGCGCTTTTCGGGCAACAAGCACACGACAGAGTATCCCAAATTGTCGGTCGACGCCGCGGTGGCGACGCTACGGGAGATGGGCCGCGACATCGGCGACATCGATGCCTGGCTCACGAGCTGGGATTATCCGACGCTTGCCGGCACGCTGGCGCGCTCGGTGATCGAAGAAATGCCACAGAGTTTCAAGCTCGTGCGCACCACCGAAGCCGCAGGCTTCGACGGCCGCCGCCTCGACCAGATGACGCGGACGCCAAAGATCCTGGCCCGCCAGTTCGAGCTTGCCGAGCGCGTGCCGCTGATTTGCCTGCCGCATCACGACAACCACGCCTGGTTTTCCTACGCCGCCTCACCGTTCGCCGATGACGGCGAGCCGACGGCGATTGCGGTGCTCGACGGAACCGGCGATCAGGGCTCGATCTCGCTTTACGTCGTCGAGCATGGCGCGATGCGCCGGCTCTACTGCAACGACAGCATGTTCGATTCACTCGGCGCGTTCTACAGCGTGATTTCCTCGACACAGGGCGGCTGGACCTGGCTGTCCAGCGAGGGCCGCTACATGGGCGCCGCCGCGTGGGGCGACATGGACCGCGCCAGCAATCCCTATTATGCGCGGTTGCGCGACGTGCTGCATTTCGGCCGCGATGGCGAAGTCCGGCTCAACCGCGCGATGGCTAACTGGTATTGCGACCCCTTCGATCATCCCTACAAGCAGGCGCTGACAGAGATACTCGGCGAACCGCTCAAGCCGGACCAGCTCTGGAATCCGGATGCGGTGCTGCGTGTCGAGGACATCCATCACCGCCCTGATACCAGGGACCGCCTCGACAAGGCCGCCGCTACCCAACTGGTGTTCGAAGACGCCATGATCCATGTCGTCGATCACCTGTTGCGCACCACGGGTGCCAACCGGCTGGTGCTGACCGGCGGCGTCGCGCTGAACGCGGTCGGCAATATGCGGCTGCTTGAGCATTTCGATGAGGCCTGGTTCGCCAAAGCCCAGCAGCGCAACACGCGCCTGCATCTTTGGGTGCCGCCGGTTCCCGGCGATCCCGGCGTCACCATCGGCGCCGCCTGGCTATTCGCGCATCTCGCCGGCGCCCCGCGCGGCGCACCGATGACGCATGCTTTCTATTGCGGCACGCCACCATCGCAAGAGGATATCGTCAGCGCGGTCGAGGCCAATGACATCGCCTCGCAACGGATCGGGGGTATCTCGACCTCTGACGGCCGCGACGCGATCGCCGACCTGATGGCATTCATGGTGGCGCAGAGCGGCGTGATTGCGCTCTATCAGGGCGCGGCCGAAACCGGTCCCCGCGCGCTCGGCCATCGCTCGATCCTCGCCAACCCCTGCGACGCGGAAGCGCGCGAACGGCTGAACGAGCGCGTCAAATACCGTGAGGCCATTCGCCCGCTGGCGCCGATGGCGACGCTGGAAGCCGCGCGAGAATATTTCGAACTGCTGCCCGGCGCCTCGGATGCCGATTACAACGCCTATAATTACATGGTGCTGACGGCGCATTCGAAGCCGCATGCCCGAAAAAAAATTCCAGCCGTCATTCACGCTGACGGCACCGGCCGAATCCAGATCGTGCGCGCTGAAGACGATTCCCTCACCCATGCCTATCTCAAGGCGCTCGGCCGCTATATCGGCGTCGAGCTGTCCGTCAACACCTCCTTCAATGTCGCAGGACCGATCGCGCAAACGCCGCAGCAGGCGATCGACACGCTGCGCCGCTCCAAGGGGCTCGATGCCGTCATCATGGTCGCCGACGACGGCACCGTGCACGCGGCCTGGCATGGCGGCGAGCGCGATAGCGGAAGGTTCAGAAACTGGCTCGCCGACTGGAAGAAGACATCGGCTTCCAGCCAGCGCACGCGATAA
- a CDS encoding ABC transporter substrate-binding protein, producing MPVRMQNLVALTVFAVVATVATTAHAQKKYDPGASDTEIKIGNIMPYSGPASAYGTIGKAQAAYFNKVNAEGGINGRKINFVSYDDAFSPPKAVEQARKLVESDEVLLIFQPLGTQSNSAIQKYMNAKKVPQLFVATGATKWGDPQNFPWTMGWQPNYQSEGRIYAAYILKNFPNGKIAALWQNDDAGKDQMKGLRDGLGAKASMIIVDKSYEVSDPTIDSQIVALKDSGADIMMTWAAPKGAAQAIRKVAELGWKPVYFIGNVSTSVAAVLKPAGLDNSKGIISTAYLKDPTDPLWKDDPGIKTWLAFMDKYFPDGDKTNANNIYGYATAQTMVQVLKQCGDNLTRENVMKQAASLKDFTSEVLLPGIKINTAANDFFPIEQMQLMKFNGEAWEVFGDIIAGEVGH from the coding sequence ATGCCGGTTCGCATGCAGAACCTTGTTGCCCTGACCGTGTTCGCCGTCGTCGCAACGGTCGCCACCACAGCCCACGCCCAGAAAAAATACGATCCCGGCGCCAGCGATACCGAAATCAAGATCGGCAACATCATGCCCTACAGCGGCCCGGCGTCGGCCTATGGCACGATCGGCAAGGCGCAGGCGGCCTATTTCAACAAGGTCAACGCCGAGGGCGGCATCAACGGCCGCAAGATCAATTTCGTCAGCTATGACGACGCCTTCAGCCCGCCGAAGGCGGTCGAGCAGGCGCGCAAGCTGGTGGAAAGCGACGAGGTGCTGCTGATCTTCCAGCCGCTCGGCACGCAGTCCAATTCGGCAATCCAGAAATACATGAACGCCAAGAAGGTCCCGCAGCTCTTCGTCGCGACCGGTGCGACCAAATGGGGCGATCCGCAGAACTTTCCGTGGACCATGGGCTGGCAGCCGAATTACCAGAGCGAAGGCCGGATCTACGCCGCCTATATCCTGAAGAACTTTCCGAACGGCAAGATCGCGGCGCTCTGGCAGAATGACGATGCCGGCAAGGACCAGATGAAGGGCTTGCGCGATGGCCTTGGCGCCAAGGCCAGTATGATCATCGTCGACAAGTCCTATGAGGTCTCCGATCCCACCATCGATTCGCAGATCGTCGCGCTGAAGGATTCCGGCGCCGACATCATGATGACCTGGGCGGCGCCGAAGGGCGCGGCGCAGGCGATTCGGAAGGTGGCCGAGCTCGGCTGGAAGCCGGTCTATTTCATCGGCAATGTCTCGACCTCGGTGGCGGCGGTCCTCAAGCCAGCCGGCCTCGATAATTCGAAAGGCATCATTTCAACGGCCTATCTGAAGGATCCGACCGATCCATTGTGGAAGGACGATCCGGGGATCAAGACCTGGCTTGCGTTCATGGACAAATATTTCCCTGACGGAGACAAGACCAACGCCAACAATATCTACGGCTATGCGACGGCGCAGACCATGGTGCAGGTGCTGAAGCAGTGCGGCGACAATCTCACGCGCGAGAACGTGATGAAGCAAGCCGCGAGCCTGAAGGATTTCACCAGCGAGGTGCTGCTGCCCGGGATCAAGATCAACACGGCCGCCAACGACTTCTTCCCGATCGAACAGATGCAGTTGATGAAGTTCAACGGCGAAGCCTGGGAAGTGTTCGGCGACATCATCGCCGGGGAGGTCGGGCATTAG
- a CDS encoding SRPBCC family protein, translating into MSQGNTVRLHRVLATKPEKVFRAFLDADAMAKWLPPYGFTCKVHHFEAKVGGTFRMSFTNFTTNTGHSFGGEYLEIVPNERIRYTDRFDDPNLPGVIEVTVTLKAVSVGTEINIEQTNVPTVIPVEACYLGWQQSLAQLALLVEPDIPG; encoded by the coding sequence ATGTCCCAAGGCAATACCGTTCGTTTGCACCGTGTCCTCGCCACCAAGCCGGAGAAGGTTTTTCGTGCCTTCCTTGATGCGGACGCCATGGCCAAGTGGCTGCCGCCCTACGGATTCACCTGCAAGGTTCACCATTTTGAAGCGAAGGTTGGCGGCACATTCAGGATGTCATTCACGAATTTCACCACGAACACAGGCCATTCGTTCGGCGGAGAATATCTGGAAATCGTGCCCAATGAGCGTATCCGCTACACCGATCGTTTCGACGATCCCAATTTGCCCGGCGTCATTGAGGTCACTGTGACCCTGAAAGCGGTGTCGGTCGGAACCGAGATCAACATCGAACAGACAAACGTGCCGACGGTGATTCCGGTCGAAGCCTGCTATCTCGGCTGGCAACAGTCGCTCGCCCAGCTCGCATTACTCGTGGAGCCGGATATTCCGGGATAG
- a CDS encoding M23 family metallopeptidase, which translates to MSYRSGHHYSDHHHPHDHGRTPPRRPANYAAKAAAIDGDGYTIVHAGKQVRLGPVVFWIVVGTIVLLGMWSAATATYFAFRDDVLTRLIARQAEMQYAYEDRIAELRAKVDRTTSRQLLDQEQFDQKLDQIMRRQTALESRATALGTIPDAAATGSVRPPARGAAVETPASGTLKPSPISDTVIFVAPPDREARLESRAPIAVKPQPNQFAKVQGFDNVLVRLQTSLDSVERRQMAALTAVEDSMESRVRRMRGVFSDLGLDMAQLEAATPRSAIGGPFVPVKLSADAGAFERQLNRINITRSQMQRLNATLALVPYRKPVVGEVEFTSGFGVRSDPFLGRPAMHTGLDFRAATGDPVRATANGKVLSSGWMGGYGRMVEIDHGNGLSTRYGHLSEIHVKVGDVVRIGQVIGAVGSTGRSTGPHLHYETRIDGDAVDPQKFLRAGVRLSAG; encoded by the coding sequence ATGTCGTACCGTTCCGGTCATCATTATTCCGATCACCACCATCCTCACGATCATGGCCGGACGCCGCCCCGCCGTCCCGCCAACTATGCGGCAAAGGCGGCTGCGATCGACGGTGACGGCTACACCATCGTGCATGCCGGCAAGCAGGTCCGGCTCGGCCCAGTCGTGTTCTGGATCGTTGTCGGCACGATCGTGTTGCTCGGCATGTGGTCGGCGGCGACCGCCACCTATTTCGCGTTTCGCGACGACGTCCTGACCCGGCTGATCGCCCGTCAGGCCGAGATGCAATACGCTTATGAGGACCGCATCGCGGAGCTGCGCGCCAAGGTCGACCGCACCACCAGCCGCCAGTTGCTCGATCAGGAGCAGTTCGACCAGAAGCTCGACCAGATCATGCGCCGCCAGACCGCACTCGAATCGCGTGCCACTGCCCTCGGCACGATCCCGGATGCCGCGGCCACCGGTTCGGTCAGGCCTCCGGCGCGCGGCGCGGCTGTGGAGACGCCGGCTTCCGGCACCCTGAAACCCTCCCCGATCAGCGACACCGTGATCTTCGTGGCGCCGCCGGATCGCGAAGCGCGGCTGGAATCGCGCGCGCCCATCGCCGTCAAGCCACAGCCAAATCAGTTTGCCAAGGTTCAGGGCTTCGACAATGTGCTGGTCCGCCTGCAGACCTCGCTCGATTCCGTCGAGCGGCGCCAGATGGCGGCACTGACCGCGGTCGAGGACAGCATGGAATCGCGCGTCCGCCGGATGCGCGGCGTGTTCAGCGATCTCGGCCTCGACATGGCGCAGCTCGAAGCGGCGACGCCGCGCTCGGCCATTGGCGGCCCGTTCGTACCGGTAAAGCTTTCGGCCGATGCCGGCGCATTCGAGCGCCAGCTCAACCGAATCAATATCACCCGCTCGCAGATGCAGCGTCTCAACGCGACCCTGGCGCTGGTGCCCTACCGCAAGCCTGTTGTCGGCGAGGTCGAATTCACCTCGGGCTTCGGTGTCCGAAGCGATCCCTTCCTCGGCCGCCCCGCCATGCACACCGGCCTCGACTTCCGCGCCGCCACCGGCGATCCCGTCCGCGCCACCGCGAACGGCAAGGTGCTGTCATCGGGATGGATGGGCGGCTATGGCCGCATGGTGGAGATCGACCACGGCAACGGGTTGTCGACTCGTTATGGCCACCTGTCGGAAATTCACGTCAAGGTCGGTGACGTCGTCAGGATCGGACAGGTGATCGGCGCCGTCGGCTCCACCGGCCGCTCCACCGGCCCACACCTGCATTATGAAACGCGGATCGACGGCGACGCGGTCGACCCGCAGAAGTTTTTGCGCGCCGGCGTGAGGCTCAGCGCGGGCTAG
- a CDS encoding peroxiredoxin: protein MIAANGALFDRYRALLCRHRCQSSINTVTRGRAQGLIGRSHRRADGGSVEFLVTILPGHQTCPAAGANPTVRGKTRNTLMVDLRKATKGRRMSKKTRKKSSKPAPKSRKTPAPKPAAAKPARKAASRSDTTSAKKPAAKVASKAAKSAAKATVRKPDKMAKTAKAAPAEASHKPPSKPLKSNLSAPPKPDLGTELVEGAMAPSFRLPRDGGSSVSLADYAGKKLVLFFYPRADTPGCTREAIDFTRLESAFADEGAAVLGISADTVKAQESFRSKHRLSVPLISDEQHEMLEAYGAWGEKSMYGRSFMGIIRTTVLIGADGRVAKIWRHVRVDGHADDVLAAVRAL, encoded by the coding sequence TTGATCGCCGCCAACGGCGCGCTCTTCGATCGTTATCGAGCGCTCCTGTGCCGGCATCGCTGCCAATCCTCGATTAATACTGTTACTCGTGGTCGGGCCCAAGGATTGATTGGGCGGTCCCATCGACGAGCGGACGGGGGTAGCGTCGAATTCCTTGTAACCATACTCCCGGGTCATCAAACTTGCCCAGCGGCCGGAGCGAATCCGACGGTCAGAGGCAAGACCCGCAATACCCTAATGGTTGATCTGCGGAAAGCGACGAAAGGAAGGCGTATGTCCAAGAAAACGCGCAAGAAATCCTCCAAGCCAGCCCCCAAAAGCCGCAAGACGCCCGCCCCAAAACCAGCCGCGGCCAAACCCGCTCGCAAAGCCGCTAGCCGCAGCGACACGACATCGGCCAAAAAGCCTGCCGCCAAGGTCGCCAGCAAGGCAGCCAAATCCGCCGCCAAGGCAACCGTCAGAAAACCGGACAAGATGGCCAAAACCGCCAAAGCCGCTCCTGCCGAAGCGTCGCACAAGCCGCCATCGAAACCGTTAAAATCCAATCTATCGGCTCCGCCCAAACCGGATCTGGGAACCGAACTGGTCGAGGGCGCGATGGCTCCCTCCTTCAGGCTGCCCCGCGATGGCGGCAGTAGCGTCTCGCTGGCCGACTATGCTGGCAAGAAACTGGTGCTGTTCTTCTATCCCCGCGCCGACACCCCCGGCTGCACCCGGGAAGCGATCGACTTCACGCGGCTCGAGAGCGCGTTTGCCGATGAGGGAGCCGCGGTCCTCGGCATCTCGGCCGACACCGTAAAAGCCCAGGAATCCTTCCGCAGCAAGCACCGGCTTTCGGTTCCTCTGATCTCGGATGAGCAGCATGAGATGCTGGAGGCCTATGGCGCCTGGGGCGAAAAATCGATGTACGGCAGGAGCTTCATGGGAATCATTCGAACGACGGTTCTGATCGGGGCCGATGGTCGAGTCGCCAAAATCTGGCGTCATGTGCGGGTCGACGGCCATGCCGACGACGTGCTGGCCGCCGTCCGCGCCCTCTGA